From a single Micromonospora sp. WMMD1102 genomic region:
- a CDS encoding maleylpyruvate isomerase N-terminal domain-containing protein, protein MRVVEVFRGEAVRLAEVLAGLTESDFARPTRCAPWTVLELAAHVRTGAGRVVGMLAEPAPPHAEVDAAAYFGPAKFTAGTDADRIDTAREEGAGFGSGRELAEDFAHTWRAGYDASLAAPPGRVVRTRHGDPMTLDEFLVTRVVELGVHGLDLADALDREPWLTGPAAELIAGLLTMAAGPAAVGLAEELRWDRSTLIAKATGRRPLTGPEQTEIDRRGVRWLTFGG, encoded by the coding sequence GTGCGGGTCGTCGAGGTGTTCCGGGGCGAGGCGGTCCGACTCGCCGAGGTGCTGGCCGGGCTGACCGAGTCGGACTTCGCCCGGCCGACCCGCTGTGCACCGTGGACCGTCCTGGAGCTGGCCGCGCACGTGCGCACCGGCGCCGGCCGGGTGGTCGGGATGCTGGCCGAGCCGGCGCCGCCGCACGCCGAGGTGGACGCGGCGGCGTACTTCGGGCCGGCGAAGTTCACCGCCGGGACGGACGCGGACCGAATCGACACGGCGCGCGAGGAAGGCGCCGGATTCGGCAGCGGGCGGGAACTCGCCGAGGACTTCGCGCACACCTGGCGGGCCGGATACGACGCCAGCCTGGCCGCACCGCCCGGCCGGGTGGTCCGGACCAGGCACGGCGACCCGATGACCCTGGACGAGTTCCTGGTGACCCGGGTGGTGGAGTTGGGGGTGCACGGCCTGGACCTGGCCGACGCCCTGGACCGGGAGCCGTGGCTGACCGGGCCGGCCGCCGAGCTGATCGCCGGGCTGCTGACCATGGCGGCCGGACCGGCCGCCGTCGGGCTCGCCGAGGAGCTTCGCTGGGACCGGTCGACCCTGATCGCCAAGGCCACCGGCCGGCGGCCGTTGACCGGTCCGGAGCAGACCGAAATCGACCGGCGCGGCGTCCGCTGGCTCACCTTCGGCGGCTGA
- a CDS encoding glycoside hydrolase family 48 protein — MKLRLGRRRLAMAAAGILVVGGVAVVPGTAYAAPGCDVTYTANSWGSGFSASITIRNVGDPLTSWSLGFTFPGNQRVTQGWSANWTQSGANVTATNAAWNGNLATGASTSIGFNGSYSGTNANPTAFTINGNRCNGEQNTAPTVDITSPANGATFTAPANVTVAATASDAEGPVERVEFYRNGMLVGTDTSAPYSYTNSALPAGSYTAQARAYDSAGLSGVDEVAFTVGGTTQPSMVVPATLSLSEGGSSPLNVKLSAAPTSNVTVSLAKTGDADVTLGASTATITPQNWNTGVNVAVNAAQDSDDVNDTATITASASGRTPGTTQVTVTDDEGGGPSGEYGEEFLELYNKIKAPGNGYFSPEGVPYHSVETLLVEAPDHGHETTSEAFSYWLFLEAMYGRTTGEWGPFNNAWQIMDRYIIPSETQSNYNASDPADYAPEAVRPDLYPQQGGKLDSSVKVGSDPLAAELQSTYNSGRMYGMHWLLDVDNVYGFGKCGDGTTKPAYINTYQRGPQESVFETVPHPSCETFKHGGPNGYLPIFIGDPSYAQQWRYTNAPDADARAVQAAYWALKWAKEQGAEGQISATIANAAKMGDYLRYAMYDKYFKQPGCASPSCAAGTGKNSSAYLLSWYYSWGGSQGGSSSWAWRIGSSHNHGGYQNPFAAYVLSTVPELTPRSPTAKTDWATSLTRQIDFYTWLQSADGGIAGGATNSWNGDYSARPSGVPTFYGMTYDAKPVYHDPPSNQWFGFQAWSMERVAEYYHESGDARAKALLDKWVNWAIANTTVNGSDYQIPSTLSWSGQPGGNWTSGTTSVNNSNLRVSVLDHTQDVGVAGAYARTLIYYGAKANHTAAKTTAKALLDAVLQNKDDKGVSVPETKADYNRFDDTYNSSTGQGLYVPSGFTGTMPNGDPINSNSTFLSIRSFLEEDPDWPKVESYLNGGAVPTFNYHRFWAQIDVAMALHDYDRLIG; from the coding sequence ATGAAGTTGAGGTTAGGAAGACGCCGACTGGCGATGGCCGCCGCCGGCATACTGGTGGTCGGAGGTGTGGCCGTCGTCCCCGGCACCGCCTACGCGGCACCCGGCTGCGACGTCACCTACACCGCCAACAGCTGGGGCTCCGGGTTCAGCGCCTCGATCACCATCCGCAACGTCGGCGACCCGTTGACCAGCTGGAGCCTCGGGTTCACCTTCCCGGGCAACCAGCGGGTCACCCAGGGCTGGTCGGCGAACTGGACCCAGTCCGGCGCCAACGTGACCGCGACGAACGCGGCCTGGAACGGAAATCTGGCCACCGGCGCCTCCACCAGCATCGGGTTCAACGGCTCCTACTCAGGGACCAACGCCAACCCGACCGCGTTCACCATCAACGGCAACCGCTGCAACGGCGAGCAGAACACCGCGCCGACGGTCGACATCACCAGCCCGGCCAACGGCGCCACCTTCACCGCGCCGGCCAACGTCACCGTCGCGGCCACCGCGAGCGACGCCGAGGGACCGGTCGAGCGGGTCGAGTTCTACCGCAACGGCATGCTGGTCGGCACCGACACCAGCGCGCCGTACAGCTACACCAACAGCGCGCTGCCGGCCGGGTCGTACACCGCCCAGGCCCGGGCGTACGACAGCGCCGGACTGAGCGGTGTGGACGAGGTCGCCTTCACCGTCGGCGGCACGACCCAGCCGAGCATGGTCGTACCGGCGACGCTCTCCCTCTCCGAGGGTGGCAGCTCGCCGCTGAACGTCAAGCTCAGCGCCGCGCCGACCAGCAACGTCACCGTCAGCCTGGCCAAGACCGGCGACGCCGACGTGACGCTCGGCGCCAGCACGGCGACGATCACCCCGCAGAACTGGAACACCGGCGTCAACGTCGCGGTCAACGCGGCGCAGGACTCCGACGACGTCAACGACACGGCGACCATCACCGCCAGCGCCAGCGGGCGTACCCCCGGCACCACCCAGGTGACCGTGACCGACGACGAGGGCGGCGGACCGTCCGGCGAGTACGGCGAGGAGTTCCTGGAGCTCTACAACAAGATCAAGGCGCCCGGGAACGGCTACTTCAGCCCCGAGGGCGTGCCGTACCACTCCGTCGAGACGCTGCTGGTCGAGGCCCCGGACCACGGTCACGAGACCACCTCCGAGGCGTTCAGCTACTGGCTCTTCCTGGAGGCCATGTACGGCCGCACCACCGGTGAGTGGGGACCGTTCAACAACGCCTGGCAGATCATGGACCGGTACATCATCCCGTCCGAGACCCAGTCGAACTACAACGCCAGCGACCCGGCGGACTACGCCCCCGAGGCCGTCCGGCCGGACCTCTACCCGCAGCAGGGCGGCAAGCTCGACTCCAGCGTGAAGGTCGGTTCGGACCCGCTGGCCGCGGAGCTCCAGTCCACCTACAACAGCGGCCGGATGTACGGCATGCACTGGCTGCTCGACGTGGACAACGTCTACGGCTTCGGCAAGTGCGGCGACGGCACCACCAAGCCGGCGTACATCAACACCTACCAGCGCGGCCCGCAGGAGTCGGTCTTCGAGACCGTTCCGCACCCCTCCTGCGAGACGTTCAAGCACGGTGGCCCGAACGGCTACCTGCCGATCTTCATCGGTGACCCGTCCTACGCCCAGCAGTGGCGCTACACCAACGCTCCCGACGCCGACGCCCGGGCCGTGCAGGCCGCCTACTGGGCGCTGAAGTGGGCCAAGGAGCAGGGCGCGGAGGGCCAGATCTCGGCCACCATCGCCAACGCCGCCAAGATGGGCGACTACCTGCGCTACGCGATGTACGACAAGTACTTCAAGCAGCCCGGGTGTGCCTCGCCGTCCTGCGCGGCCGGCACCGGCAAGAACAGCTCCGCGTACCTGCTCTCCTGGTACTACTCGTGGGGCGGTTCGCAGGGCGGCAGCAGCAGCTGGGCGTGGCGGATCGGTTCCAGCCACAACCACGGCGGCTACCAGAACCCGTTCGCCGCGTACGTCCTCTCCACCGTGCCGGAGCTGACCCCGAGGTCACCGACCGCGAAGACCGACTGGGCCACCAGCCTCACCCGGCAGATCGACTTCTACACCTGGCTCCAGTCCGCCGACGGTGGCATCGCCGGTGGCGCGACCAACAGCTGGAACGGCGACTACAGCGCCCGTCCGTCCGGCGTGCCGACCTTCTACGGCATGACCTACGACGCCAAGCCGGTCTACCACGACCCGCCGTCGAACCAGTGGTTCGGCTTCCAGGCGTGGAGCATGGAGCGGGTGGCGGAGTACTACCACGAGAGTGGTGACGCCCGGGCCAAGGCGCTGCTCGACAAGTGGGTCAACTGGGCCATCGCCAACACCACGGTGAACGGCTCGGACTACCAGATCCCGTCGACGCTGAGCTGGAGCGGCCAGCCGGGTGGCAACTGGACCTCCGGTACCACCTCGGTGAACAACAGCAACCTGCGGGTGTCGGTGCTCGACCACACCCAGGACGTCGGCGTCGCCGGTGCCTACGCCCGTACCCTGATCTACTACGGCGCGAAGGCGAACCACACGGCGGCCAAGACGACGGCCAAGGCCCTGCTCGACGCCGTCCTGCAGAACAAGGACGACAAGGGTGTGTCGGTGCCGGAGACCAAGGCGGACTACAACCGCTTCGACGACACCTACAACTCCAGCACCGGCCAGGGTCTCTACGTGCCGTCCGGCTTCACCGGCACCATGCCGAACGGCGACCCGATCAACTCCAACTCCACGTTCCTGAGCATCCGCTCCTTCCTCGAGGAGGACCCGGACTGGCCCAAGGTGGAGTCGTACCTGAACGGCGGTGCGGTGCCGACGTTCAACTACCACCGTTTCTGGGCGCAGATCGACGTGGCGATGGCGCTGCACGACTACGACCGGCTGATCGGCTGA
- a CDS encoding DUF1028 domain-containing protein, whose amino-acid sequence MTFSIVARSDDGRLHGVAVASKFLGVGALVPAAEAEVGALATQARANLGYRPQGLTFLRTGLAAADVLAGLVAADASRTQRQLGIVDAEGGAATYTGTDCHDWAGGQAGTGWAVQGNILVGPEVVDEMRDAWLDGTDRRFPDRLLGALRAGDLAGGDRRGRQSAALLVVGRDGGYGSGSDVVLDLRVDDHPDPVTELARLLDLHRMLFERPDPATLLDLSGDLADEVSRLLTGLGYPGDGSALEARLAAWAGVENLEERLVPARIDPVVLAHLRAHAQRAVEHART is encoded by the coding sequence GTGACCTTCTCGATCGTGGCGCGATCCGACGACGGCCGCCTGCACGGGGTCGCGGTCGCGAGCAAGTTCCTCGGTGTCGGTGCCCTGGTGCCGGCCGCCGAGGCCGAGGTGGGTGCGCTGGCCACCCAGGCTCGGGCGAATCTCGGCTACCGGCCGCAGGGGCTGACCTTCCTGCGCACCGGGCTGGCCGCCGCCGACGTACTGGCCGGACTGGTCGCCGCCGACGCGAGCCGTACCCAGCGGCAGCTCGGGATCGTCGACGCCGAGGGTGGGGCCGCGACCTACACCGGCACCGACTGCCACGACTGGGCCGGCGGGCAGGCCGGCACCGGCTGGGCGGTGCAGGGCAACATCCTGGTCGGGCCGGAGGTGGTCGACGAGATGCGGGACGCCTGGCTGGACGGCACCGACCGGCGCTTCCCGGACCGGCTGCTCGGTGCGCTCCGGGCCGGTGACCTGGCCGGTGGTGACCGGCGCGGCCGGCAGAGCGCCGCGCTGCTGGTCGTCGGGCGGGACGGCGGGTACGGCAGCGGCAGCGACGTCGTGCTGGACCTGCGGGTCGACGACCACCCCGATCCGGTGACCGAGCTGGCCCGGCTGCTGGACCTGCACCGGATGCTCTTCGAGCGGCCCGATCCCGCGACGCTGCTGGACCTGAGCGGTGACCTCGCCGACGAGGTGTCCCGGCTGCTCACCGGGCTGGGCTATCCCGGCGACGGCTCGGCGCTGGAGGCCCGGCTCGCCGCCTGGGCCGGCGTGGAGAACCTGGAGGAGCGGCTGGTGCCGGCCCGGATCGACCCGGTGGTCCTCGCCCACCTGCGCGCCCACGCACAGCGCGCCGTCGAACACGCCCGCACCTAG
- a CDS encoding LLM class F420-dependent oxidoreductase, giving the protein MTVPLGGVPLDGHDAVYAALAEAGFTDLWSAEVAGSDAFTPLALAAAWQPSLRLGTAIAPVFTRGPGLLAMSASALAEAAPGRFSLGIGASSPVLVQDWNATRFAEPFRRTRDVLRFLRAALRGEPVDEVYDTFTVRRFRLERPPTVPPPILLAALRPGMLRLAGAEADGTILNWLADDDVPKVLGALGERRPGFEVVARIFVCPTEDAGYARTAARRLIATYLSVPAYAEFHRWLGRESVLGPMWRAWAAGDRRGAAELVPDELVDALIVHGSPENCRARVRRYVASGVDVPVLALLPTPELAAGGAAALTTLIAQLGPATSPQD; this is encoded by the coding sequence ATGACGGTGCCGCTCGGCGGCGTACCGCTCGACGGGCACGACGCGGTCTACGCCGCACTGGCCGAGGCGGGGTTCACGGACCTGTGGTCCGCCGAGGTGGCCGGCAGCGACGCGTTCACCCCGCTGGCGCTCGCCGCCGCCTGGCAACCGTCGCTGCGGCTGGGCACCGCCATCGCGCCGGTCTTCACCAGGGGCCCCGGACTGCTGGCGATGAGCGCGTCGGCACTTGCCGAGGCCGCCCCCGGCAGGTTCTCGCTCGGCATCGGCGCCTCGTCGCCGGTACTCGTGCAGGACTGGAACGCGACGCGGTTCGCCGAGCCGTTCCGGCGTACCCGGGACGTGCTGCGGTTCCTGCGGGCGGCCCTGCGCGGCGAGCCGGTCGACGAGGTCTACGACACGTTCACCGTACGGCGGTTCCGGTTGGAGCGTCCGCCGACCGTACCGCCGCCGATCCTGCTGGCCGCGCTGCGTCCCGGCATGCTGCGGTTGGCCGGTGCGGAGGCGGACGGGACGATCCTGAACTGGCTGGCCGACGACGACGTGCCGAAGGTGCTCGGTGCACTGGGGGAGCGCCGTCCCGGTTTCGAGGTGGTCGCCCGGATCTTCGTCTGCCCGACCGAGGACGCCGGGTACGCCCGCACCGCCGCCCGCCGGCTGATCGCCACCTACCTGAGCGTGCCGGCGTACGCGGAGTTCCACCGCTGGCTGGGCCGGGAGTCGGTGCTCGGGCCGATGTGGCGGGCCTGGGCGGCCGGTGACCGTCGCGGTGCCGCGGAGTTGGTCCCGGACGAGTTGGTCGACGCGCTGATCGTGCACGGCAGCCCGGAGAACTGCCGGGCCCGGGTGCGGCGGTACGTGGCGTCCGGAGTGGACGTACCCGTGCTGGCCCTGCTGCCCACCCCGGAGCTGGCGGCCGGCGGCGCGGCGGCACTGACCACCCTGATCGCGCAGCTGGGCCCGGCCACCTCACCGCAGGACTGA